The following are encoded in a window of Pseudalgibacter alginicilyticus genomic DNA:
- a CDS encoding head GIN domain-containing protein, producing MKRLITSFIFLVSIVVCAQNSVERSIGDFNELKVYDLINVELVKSNENKVVINGENTEDVQINNKNGILKIKMNLEEAFDGAKTKVILYYKSVDIIDVNEGSKVTSNDVIQQFEIALKAQEGASIIVDVDVTFASIKSVTGGQIKAKGKAKKQSISLLTGGVYNGEFLDTENTEVDIKAAGEAHIKATKQADIKIKAGGNVYIYGKPQSVNESRVLGGRVTYID from the coding sequence ATGAAACGATTAATAACAAGCTTTATATTTTTAGTATCAATAGTAGTATGTGCACAAAATTCAGTTGAAAGATCAATTGGAGATTTTAATGAATTAAAAGTTTATGATTTAATTAATGTTGAATTAGTAAAATCTAATGAAAACAAAGTTGTTATCAATGGAGAAAATACCGAAGATGTACAAATCAATAACAAAAATGGTATATTAAAAATAAAAATGAATCTTGAAGAAGCTTTTGATGGTGCTAAAACCAAGGTTATTTTATACTATAAATCTGTTGATATTATTGATGTAAATGAAGGTTCAAAGGTTACATCTAATGATGTAATTCAACAATTTGAAATAGCATTAAAAGCACAAGAAGGCGCAAGCATTATTGTTGATGTTGATGTTACTTTTGCCTCTATTAAATCCGTTACTGGAGGACAAATTAAAGCAAAAGGAAAAGCAAAAAAACAAAGTATTTCATTATTAACCGGTGGCGTTTACAATGGTGAATTTCTTGACACAGAAAATACAGAGGTAGATATTAAAGCAGCTGGCGAAGCCCATATTAAAGCAACGAAACAGGCAGATATAAAAATAAAAGCTGGTGGTAATGTATATATTTATGGCAAGCCACAATCTGTTAACGAAAGCCGTGTTTTAGGGGGCCGAGTTACATATATAGATTAA
- a CDS encoding sigma-54-dependent transcriptional regulator, with protein sequence MKHILLVEDDIAFSEMLKHFLERHQHKVDVCYTIQNASSHIKKQKYDLVFTDLRLPDGDGIAFLRDIKLEIPQLPVVLMTSYAEVSTAVQAMKQGAFDYISKPFNPSEVLEVINNALIEKKTEIAITTETPKNNNTHSNTEFIEGISAASKALNDYIKLVAPTNMSVLINGESGTGKEVVAKSIHLKSSRTDRPFVAVDCGAIPKEIASSEFFGHKKGSFTGATEDKIGHFEAANTGTLFLDEVGNLTYENQIQLLRALQERKIKPVGSNNEINVDIRLITATNEDLLLAVENGDFREDLYHRLNEFSIKVPNLKDRNDDFILYADFFLNNANKQLNKSVVGFSKEVLSVFQNYQWPGNLRELSNVIKRATLLTTTEIIDVDVLPNELTQNKNQSIPNKFSTKENEKSLIINALKEVGNNKTHAAKLLNITRKTLYNKMKEYEIN encoded by the coding sequence ATGAAACATATTCTACTGGTTGAAGATGATATTGCTTTTTCAGAAATGTTAAAGCATTTTCTTGAACGTCATCAACACAAAGTAGATGTATGCTATACCATACAAAACGCTTCTTCACATATAAAAAAGCAAAAATATGATTTGGTATTTACAGATTTACGCCTTCCTGATGGAGATGGTATTGCTTTTTTAAGAGACATTAAACTAGAAATACCCCAACTGCCTGTGGTTTTAATGACCAGTTATGCAGAAGTATCTACGGCAGTACAAGCTATGAAGCAAGGCGCTTTTGATTATATATCAAAACCGTTTAATCCTAGTGAAGTTCTTGAGGTTATAAACAATGCTTTAATAGAAAAAAAGACAGAGATTGCAATTACTACTGAAACACCTAAAAACAATAATACACATTCAAATACTGAATTTATTGAAGGTATAAGTGCAGCATCAAAAGCACTTAACGATTATATAAAATTGGTGGCACCTACTAACATGTCTGTATTAATTAATGGTGAAAGTGGTACAGGTAAGGAAGTAGTTGCAAAAAGTATTCATTTGAAAAGTTCTAGAACAGACAGGCCATTTGTAGCTGTAGATTGTGGTGCTATACCAAAAGAAATAGCGTCTAGTGAGTTTTTTGGACATAAAAAAGGGTCGTTTACTGGTGCTACAGAAGATAAAATTGGCCATTTTGAAGCAGCTAATACCGGAACCCTTTTTTTAGATGAAGTAGGTAATTTAACCTATGAAAATCAAATACAATTATTAAGAGCTTTACAGGAAAGAAAAATAAAACCAGTAGGTAGCAACAATGAAATTAATGTGGATATTAGATTAATTACTGCTACAAATGAAGATTTGTTACTTGCTGTTGAAAACGGTGATTTTCGTGAAGACTTATACCATCGTTTAAACGAATTTTCAATAAAAGTTCCTAACTTAAAGGATAGAAATGATGATTTTATTTTATATGCCGATTTTTTTCTGAATAATGCTAACAAACAACTTAATAAATCAGTTGTTGGGTTTTCAAAAGAAGTTCTATCTGTTTTTCAAAATTATCAATGGCCTGGTAATTTAAGAGAACTTTCTAATGTTATAAAGCGAGCTACATTATTAACAACTACCGAAATTATAGATGTTGATGTGTTACCAAACGAATTAACTCAAAATAAAAACCAATCTATACCAAATAAATTTTCTACAAAAGAAAATGAAAAGTCGCTAATTATAAACGCTTTAAAAGAGGTTGGTAATAATAAAACGCATGCTGCGAAATTATTAAATATTACTAGAAAAACCCTTTATAATAAAATGAAGGAATATGAAATTAATTAA
- a CDS encoding leucine-rich repeat domain-containing protein: MKKQLQLLTFLCLFSISLTFSQGSIYYDFNDGVYGYGITSSTNKTVSLFRLLDLSCVTGDVVFPDTVVNNGITYTVTGIGAYEEIPSENIFDFKGCTGITSVTIPNTVTYIGNYIFQDCINLTSVTIPNSVTKINKYAFSGCTSLTSINLPDSLTYINTSTFNGCTSLTNITIPDSVISISDGAFSGCTSLNNIIIPDGVTSIGGAVFEGCTSLTNITIPDSVTNIGSSAFWNCTSLTSIDLPDYLTSINNYLFKYCTSLTNITIPDSVTSTIGFSAFEGCTNLNSISIPNNVTGIDGFAFYSCENLATVTLGSGITSINYSAFENCENLTTVSFLGNNVTNIEYDAFKGCSSLTSIDIPNSVTSIGEYAFIGCSDLLSVTLSDNITSIENYVFSGCESLTSITIPDGVTSIGEGAFGFCTKLASVNIPNNITSIGEEAFIDCSDLLSVTLSDNITSIENYVFSGCKSLTSITIPDGVISIGDFAFHNCLSLPTINIPNSVTSIGDFAFAGCLSLPTINIPNSVISIGDYAFAACQNLTSVIVNWDTPLSIEELVFVAVTIQDIPLIVPEGKESVYKEAAVWQDFKVTTTLSNTDFTNTSLFNVYPNPVKDVLHIDLNKNTELNKVNIYNSFGQMVINSKSLDINVNSLSKGLYILEVDTNKGKTSNKVIVE; this comes from the coding sequence ATGAAAAAACAATTACAATTATTAACTTTCTTATGTTTATTTAGTATTTCTTTAACTTTTTCACAAGGTTCTATTTATTACGATTTTAACGATGGTGTATATGGATATGGTATAACCAGTAGTACTAACAAAACTGTATCACTTTTTAGATTATTAGATCTTAGTTGTGTAACAGGTGATGTTGTTTTTCCTGACACTGTAGTAAATAATGGAATAACATATACGGTAACTGGTATTGGTGCTTATGAAGAAATTCCATCTGAAAATATTTTTGACTTTAAGGGCTGTACAGGTATTACAAGTGTAACTATCCCTAATACTGTTACTTATATTGGTAATTATATTTTTCAAGATTGTATTAATTTAACTAGTGTAACTATACCAAATAGTGTAACAAAAATTAATAAATATGCTTTTAGTGGTTGTACCAGTTTAACTAGTATTAATTTACCAGATTCATTAACTTATATTAATACAAGTACTTTTAACGGTTGTACCAGTTTAACAAATATTACAATTCCAGATAGTGTAATAAGTATTAGTGATGGTGCTTTTAGTGGTTGTACCAGTTTAAATAATATTATAATTCCAGATGGTGTAACAAGTATTGGTGGAGCTGTTTTTGAAGGTTGTACCAGTTTAACAAATATTACAATTCCAGATAGTGTTACAAATATTGGTAGTAGCGCTTTTTGGAACTGTACAAGTTTAACTAGTATTGATTTACCAGATTATTTAACAAGTATAAATAATTATCTTTTTAAATATTGTACCAGTTTAACAAATATTACAATTCCAGATAGTGTAACTTCTACTATTGGGTTTTCAGCTTTTGAAGGATGTACTAATTTAAATAGTATCAGTATACCAAATAATGTAACAGGTATTGATGGTTTTGCTTTTTATTCTTGTGAAAATTTAGCAACAGTAACTTTAGGAAGTGGTATAACTAGTATAAATTATAGTGCTTTTGAAAATTGTGAAAACTTAACTACTGTAAGTTTTTTAGGAAATAATGTAACTAATATTGAATATGATGCTTTTAAAGGATGCTCTAGTTTAACCAGCATAGATATACCAAATAGTGTAACTAGTATTGGAGAATATGCTTTTATTGGTTGTAGCGATTTATTAAGTGTTACCTTATCAGATAATATAACTAGTATAGAAAATTATGTTTTTAGTGGTTGTGAAAGTTTAACCAGTATTACTATCCCAGATGGTGTAACTAGTATTGGAGAAGGTGCTTTTGGATTTTGTACAAAATTAGCTAGCGTTAATATACCAAATAATATAACTAGTATTGGAGAAGAAGCTTTTATTGATTGTAGTGATTTATTAAGTGTTACCTTATCAGATAATATAACTAGTATAGAAAATTATGTTTTTAGTGGTTGTAAAAGTTTAACCAGTATTACTATCCCAGATGGTGTAATTAGTATTGGAGATTTTGCATTTCATAATTGTTTAAGTTTACCTACTATTAATATACCAAATAGTGTAACTAGTATTGGAGATTTTGCATTTGCTGGTTGTTTAAGTTTACCTACTATTAATATACCAAATAGTGTAATTAGTATTGGAGATTATGCATTTGCAGCTTGTCAAAATTTAACAAGTGTTATAGTTAATTGGGATACACCATTAAGTATAGAAGAGTTAGTATTTGTAGCCGTTACTATACAAGATATTCCACTTATAGTACCTGAAGGAAAAGAATCTGTTTATAAAGAAGCTGCAGTATGGCAAGATTTTAAAGTTACCACAACATTAAGTAATACAGATTTTACTAATACATCGTTATTTAATGTATATCCAAATCCAGTAAAGGATGTATTACATATAGACCTAAATAAAAATACAGAATTAAACAAGGTAAATATTTACAATAGTTTTGGTCAAATGGTTATAAACAGCAAAAGTTTAGATATCAATGTAAATAGCTTAAGTAAAGGATTATATATTTTAGAAGTAGACACCAATAAAGGTAAAACTTCCAATAAAGTAATTGTAGAGTAA
- a CDS encoding ATP-binding protein, with the protein MEQSKHRITLKVLVGYIILGILATISGFLVLSEIKTFTQLKKQDISDRNTIVKTSSLIADIYKNESIARAAIQLNSTIRFNEYLSENEKLIFKIDTLQSIVSNTSQVFILDSIKLIIDKKLKNITDLKSLKSNDNSVASINKAINKLSSIDSLLGKVTIADLVKNPNSLDAKTRIKFEEYVRILNKYNPQDSINSIGQKQIDSLLSISRNMLKNVQKETNNQRLSLQKKERELIENDLTISRKLQELLSDLENDIISYASNMNKQREVTLNQSKKIILLAAGISFIIIIVFSIIILSDFWKTQRYRKQLELANETTSSLLKSREQLISMVSHDLRTPLNTISGFSELLQKTSQSSKDKNYIEHIRNASAYMAQLVDDLLEFSKLENGNIVIESIPFNLEKLINDIIQNVKNIVEDKPINFIVRHDQSIKHLIISDPFRMKQILYNLIINAYKFTNEGTITITSLLKKIGDKQSLEISVEDTGIGISNHQKETIFKAFTQAETPTETKKIGFGLGLTISKNLVNLLGGELTLESELNKGSMFSLKIPIKLSNKPLNCTEPPITDAVFNLNALIIEDDVALQQLIKDILKQYGIKAQVYGNAQTVLENIDNMVYDIVLTDIQLPKMNGIHFMEILKNHKSYKNQPIIAMTGRVNMTKEDYINSGFSEVLMKPFDTAMIQNLLQQFFGAELPKISKGTTSNKIKESEGFNIQPLSVFLNNDTAAINKTLHTFLSDTKNNQTLLIEATKTKNIQIFNSLSHKMLNMFKLLEVKKIIPYLEIFETTHRIDDEIFNIFNNELNNFIGSLEEYLN; encoded by the coding sequence ATGGAGCAATCAAAACATAGAATAACCTTAAAGGTTTTAGTTGGCTATATCATTTTAGGTATTTTAGCTACTATCTCTGGATTTTTAGTGCTTTCAGAAATTAAAACGTTTACACAATTAAAAAAACAAGATATTTCAGATAGAAATACCATTGTAAAAACAAGCAGTTTAATTGCAGATATTTATAAAAATGAAAGTATAGCACGAGCTGCTATTCAGTTAAATTCAACCATTAGATTTAATGAATATCTTAGTGAAAATGAAAAACTTATATTTAAAATTGATACCCTTCAAAGTATAGTTTCAAATACTTCTCAAGTATTTATATTAGATAGTATAAAGTTAATTATTGATAAAAAACTTAAAAACATTACAGATTTAAAAAGTTTAAAAAGTAATGATAATTCTGTTGCATCTATTAATAAAGCTATCAATAAATTAAGTTCTATAGATTCACTTTTAGGTAAGGTAACCATTGCAGATTTAGTTAAAAATCCTAATAGCTTAGATGCTAAAACACGTATAAAATTTGAGGAATATGTTAGAATACTTAATAAGTACAATCCTCAAGATTCAATTAATAGCATTGGTCAAAAGCAAATAGATTCTCTATTATCTATTTCTAGAAACATGCTTAAAAATGTTCAAAAAGAAACTAACAATCAACGTTTGTCATTGCAAAAAAAAGAACGTGAACTTATTGAAAATGATTTAACAATTTCTAGAAAACTGCAAGAACTTTTAAGTGATTTAGAAAATGATATTATTAGCTATGCTAGTAATATGAATAAACAACGAGAAGTAACTTTAAATCAAAGTAAAAAAATTATTCTACTTGCTGCAGGTATAAGTTTTATTATTATTATTGTGTTTTCGATTATTATTTTAAGTGATTTTTGGAAAACCCAACGTTACCGAAAACAATTAGAATTAGCAAATGAAACTACATCCTCACTTTTAAAAAGTAGGGAACAATTAATTTCTATGGTAAGCCATGATTTAAGAACACCACTAAATACTATTTCAGGGTTTAGTGAGTTGCTTCAAAAAACATCGCAATCATCCAAAGATAAAAATTATATAGAACATATTCGTAATGCTTCTGCTTATATGGCTCAATTAGTGGATGATCTTTTAGAATTTTCAAAACTTGAAAATGGTAATATTGTTATAGAATCCATTCCTTTTAATTTAGAAAAATTAATAAATGATATCATTCAAAATGTTAAAAATATTGTTGAAGATAAACCTATAAATTTTATTGTAAGACATGATCAATCTATCAAACATCTTATAATTAGCGATCCATTTAGAATGAAGCAAATTTTATATAATTTAATTATAAATGCTTATAAATTTACGAATGAAGGTACAATAACTATAACCAGTTTATTAAAAAAAATAGGTGATAAACAGAGCTTAGAAATTTCAGTAGAAGATACTGGAATAGGTATAAGCAATCATCAAAAAGAAACTATTTTTAAGGCTTTTACACAAGCAGAAACTCCCACTGAAACTAAAAAAATAGGGTTTGGACTAGGATTGACTATTTCAAAAAACTTAGTAAATTTATTAGGTGGAGAGCTTACTTTAGAGAGTGAATTAAATAAAGGAAGTATGTTCAGTTTAAAAATACCTATCAAGCTTTCTAATAAGCCATTAAACTGTACAGAACCCCCTATAACAGATGCTGTTTTTAATTTAAATGCCTTAATAATTGAAGACGATGTTGCGTTACAACAACTTATTAAAGATATTTTAAAGCAATATGGTATAAAAGCTCAAGTATATGGCAATGCTCAAACCGTTTTAGAAAATATTGATAATATGGTTTATGATATTGTTTTAACAGATATTCAACTTCCAAAAATGAATGGTATTCATTTTATGGAAATTCTAAAAAATCATAAATCATACAAAAACCAACCTATTATAGCTATGACAGGTCGCGTTAATATGACTAAAGAAGATTATATTAATAGTGGTTTTTCGGAAGTATTAATGAAACCTTTTGATACAGCTATGATTCAAAACCTTTTGCAGCAGTTTTTTGGTGCTGAATTACCAAAAATAAGCAAAGGAACTACGAGTAATAAAATTAAAGAATCAGAAGGATTTAACATTCAGCCTTTAAGCGTTTTTTTAAATAATGACACAGCAGCAATAAATAAAACATTACATACATTTTTAAGTGATACTAAAAACAATCAAACACTTTTAATAGAAGCTACTAAAACAAAAAATATACAAATTTTTAATAGCTTAAGCCATAAAATGCTTAATATGTTTAAGCTTCTTGAGGTAAAAAAAATAATACCTTACTTAGAAATTTTTGAAACTACACATAGAATAGATGACGAGATTTTTAATATTTTCAATAATGAGTTAAATAATTTTATTGGCTCCTTAGAAGAGTATCTTAATTAA
- a CDS encoding ribonuclease R family protein, whose amino-acid sequence MTRKRKGKSKKKGISNLTNTILSILKKERNQSFNYKQIAAKLGVNDASSRNQIIKKLRDLQGKQEIEEVERGKFKAVINTEYYTGKLDLAAKGNGYVICDEFEDDVFIASNNINKALNGDEVEFYVYKRRHRGKLEGEITQILKREKSEYVGVIQIQEKKNFAFVVCDGNKMYKDIFVPINKINKAEDGDKVLVKLEDWPEKADSPYGTVIKVLGKPGEHNTEIHAILAEYGLPYEFPHEVEDFANKIDTSITKEEIAKRRDMRQDLTFTIDPKDAKDFDDALSFKILDNGLYEIGIHIADVSHYLQEGTVLDDEAYERATSVYLVDRVVPMLPEVLSNNACSLRPNEEKLTFSAVFQMNDKCEIKNEWYGRTVTYSDTRFAYEEAQAIIENNVTLSITEVLKNIKQINTQIPSEVSLTGTEYNTTPEVAQAILKMDELAKKMRAKRMSSGAISFDKVEVKFNLDEHANPIGVFFKTSKDANKLIEEFMLLANRKVSEFVGKKEPKRTFIYRTHDEPDDSKLANLQGIVSKFGYKLNFKDRKTTSASLNYLLKEVNGKKEQNLVDTLTIRSMSKAEYSTHNIGHYGLAFDYYSHFTSPIRRYPDVIAHRLLQHYLDGGKSVSEDAFEEKCNHSSNMENLATKAERDSIKYMQIKFMEDHKDEQFVGVISGVTDWGIYVEIISNKCEGMVSIRDMKDDHYAFDQDQYAMVGRNNGMVYQLGDEVIVKVKNTDLVKKHLDFNLIGKPEN is encoded by the coding sequence ATGACAAGAAAAAGAAAAGGGAAATCCAAAAAAAAAGGAATTTCCAACCTTACAAATACAATCTTAAGTATTTTAAAAAAAGAAAGAAACCAAAGCTTCAACTATAAACAAATAGCTGCTAAACTTGGTGTTAACGATGCCAGTAGCAGAAATCAAATCATAAAAAAATTACGCGATTTACAAGGCAAACAAGAAATTGAAGAAGTAGAACGCGGTAAGTTTAAAGCTGTTATAAACACCGAATATTACACAGGAAAATTAGATTTAGCTGCCAAAGGCAATGGCTATGTTATTTGTGATGAATTTGAAGATGATGTTTTTATTGCATCGAATAATATTAATAAAGCCTTAAATGGTGATGAGGTTGAGTTTTATGTTTATAAGAGACGCCATAGAGGTAAATTGGAAGGTGAAATAACTCAAATTTTAAAGCGAGAAAAAAGCGAGTATGTTGGAGTTATTCAAATTCAAGAGAAAAAGAATTTTGCCTTTGTAGTATGTGATGGTAATAAAATGTACAAAGATATTTTTGTACCGATTAATAAAATTAACAAAGCTGAGGATGGCGATAAAGTTTTAGTAAAACTTGAAGATTGGCCAGAAAAAGCCGATTCTCCATATGGTACCGTGATAAAAGTACTTGGAAAACCAGGTGAACATAATACCGAAATACATGCCATTTTAGCTGAATATGGTTTACCTTATGAGTTCCCTCATGAAGTAGAAGATTTTGCTAATAAGATTGATACGTCTATTACTAAAGAAGAAATTGCAAAACGCCGTGATATGCGTCAGGATTTAACCTTTACCATAGACCCTAAAGACGCTAAAGATTTTGATGATGCCTTATCATTTAAAATTTTAGATAATGGCTTATACGAAATAGGAATTCATATTGCTGATGTTTCTCATTATTTACAAGAAGGTACGGTGTTGGATGACGAAGCTTATGAGCGTGCTACTTCGGTTTATTTAGTAGACCGTGTTGTGCCTATGCTACCAGAAGTATTATCAAATAACGCTTGTTCATTACGTCCTAATGAAGAAAAATTAACCTTTTCTGCAGTCTTTCAAATGAATGATAAATGCGAAATTAAAAATGAGTGGTACGGCAGAACCGTAACCTACTCTGACACTCGTTTCGCATATGAAGAAGCACAAGCTATCATTGAAAATAATGTTACATTAAGTATTACTGAAGTACTTAAAAATATAAAACAAATAAACACTCAAATTCCATCTGAAGTTTCTTTAACCGGAACAGAATACAATACAACTCCAGAAGTAGCTCAAGCTATTTTAAAAATGGATGAACTTGCTAAAAAAATGCGTGCAAAACGTATGAGTTCTGGCGCAATTTCTTTTGATAAAGTAGAAGTGAAATTTAATTTAGATGAACATGCAAATCCAATAGGTGTATTCTTTAAAACCAGCAAAGATGCTAATAAACTTATTGAAGAATTTATGCTATTAGCAAACCGAAAAGTATCGGAATTTGTTGGTAAAAAGGAGCCAAAACGTACGTTTATTTATCGTACTCACGATGAACCAGACGATAGCAAATTAGCTAATTTACAAGGTATTGTTTCAAAATTTGGTTATAAATTAAATTTTAAAGACCGTAAAACCACATCGGCTTCACTTAATTATTTACTTAAAGAAGTGAATGGTAAAAAGGAGCAAAATTTGGTAGATACCTTAACTATTAGAAGTATGAGTAAGGCAGAATATTCTACACATAATATTGGTCATTATGGATTGGCATTTGATTATTATAGCCACTTTACCTCTCCTATTCGTAGGTATCCAGATGTTATTGCACATCGGCTTTTACAACACTATTTAGATGGTGGAAAATCGGTTAGTGAAGACGCTTTTGAAGAAAAATGCAATCATTCTAGTAATATGGAAAATTTAGCAACAAAAGCAGAGCGTGACTCTATAAAATACATGCAAATAAAATTTATGGAGGATCATAAAGATGAACAGTTTGTAGGCGTTATTTCAGGTGTTACCGACTGGGGTATTTATGTTGAAATAATTTCTAACAAATGTGAAGGTATGGTTAGCATACGAGATATGAAAGATGATCATTATGCCTTTGACCAAGATCAATATGCCATGGTTGGGAGAAATAATGGTATGGTATATCAGTTGGGTGATGAAGTTATAGTAAAAGTTAAAAACACTGATTTAGTTAAAAAGCATTTAGACTTTAATTTAATAGGAAAACCAGAAAACTAA